A stretch of Pseudophryne corroboree isolate aPseCor3 chromosome 9, aPseCor3.hap2, whole genome shotgun sequence DNA encodes these proteins:
- the LOC134956790 gene encoding uncharacterized protein LOC134956790 — translation MADVDQQGQDQQATNTLQLTPVDPSQPIQLQDIPQASISPQLAQAPPPTQIPDDFWASWTSQQAQSNASLTAHTQHLASLPHHLPRISRNSGRLIVQIGRMATSMEQIRADNSQMLAHLTRIIDEQQRHQQALVQLIQHNQVVNESLSRIVASHTATNTQLIASINNLSSNITLMGAHQVTSSSGTTTPIQTPVTSPVRRSSRARASEPAQSTAPSTHKRKK, via the coding sequence atggccgacgtggaccagcagggacaagaccaacaggcaaccaacacactgcaacttacacctgttgacccaagccagccaatacagctgcaggatatcccccaagcctccatcagtccacaactggcacaagctccgcccccaacccaaataccagatgacttttgggccagttggacaagccaacaggcccaaagcaatgccagcctgaccgcacatacacaacaccttgccagtctgccccatcatctaccgcgcattagtcgcaactcgggcagactgattgtacaaatagggcgaatggcaacctcaatggagcaaataagggctgacaacagccaaatgcttgctcatttaacgcgcatcatagatgagcaacagcgccatcagcaggcactcgttcagctcattcagcacaaccaggttgtgaatgagtcgttatcccggattgtagccagccacactgcaaccaacactcaactgattgcaagcattaataatttgagcagcaatattacattgatgggagctcaccaagtaacctccagctcggggaccacgacccctatccaaacgccagtaacctcccctgttcggcgttcctccagagcacgtgccagtgagccagcacaaagcacagcacccagcacacacaagcggaaaaaataa